TCTCGATGTATGCACAGAAGATCAAGTCGGATGAAGGCTTGCTGAAGGAATCGATCGCCGAATTCCATCCGAAGGAGACGATGCAGTCCGACAAGATGGCCGATCTCGACGGTGCAGTCGCCGATGCGGTGAAGCTGAAATTCCTTGAGGCTCCGCTGACAAAGGAACAACTAGTTGAGTTCTTGCAAATTCCTCCGCGTTAAACGCTGGGATAGCAGGAGAGCGAACATGATCCGTATGGTGACGGCCGCCGCAGCACTTGCTGTGCAAGTCGTGTGCATGTCGGGGGCGTTCGCCGCCGACACGCTTAAAGTCGCGATCGGCCAGATCGATGCGTGGGCGAATATGGCGCCCACGCTCGGCATGAAAGCCGGCATTTTCCAGAAGCACGGTATCGTGCTGGAAAATTTTGGTACACAGGGCGCTGGAGAAACACTGCAAGCGGTGATCTCCGGCTCTGCCGATATTGGTATTGGTGTCGGCACCTCCGGCGCGATGCGCGCTTTCGTCAAAGGCGCGCCGATTCGCGTCATCTCATCCAGCTATACTGGCGTTCAGGACCAGTTCTGGTATGTGCCGGCCAATTCGCCGATCAAGAGCATGGCGGATGCGACCGACAAGAACACGATGTCGTATTCCACCAACGGCTCGACCTCGCACAACATCGCCCTCGGTTTCGTCAAGCAGCTTGGTGTGAAAGCCAAGCCGACCGCGACCGGCGGGCCACCCGCAACACTGACCATGACGATGAGTGGCCAGATCGATATCGGCTGGGCTGTTGTGCCGTTTGCATTGACGGAAGTGCAGGAAGGCAAGATTCGCATCATCGCCCGCGGCAATGATGTGCCCTCGCTGAAGGATCAGACGGTGCGGGTGCAGATCGTCAACGCCAATGCGCTCAAGGCAAAGAAGGATGTCTTTATTCGTTTCATGCGGGCTTATCGCGAAGCGCTGGACTGGATGTATACCAGCCCCGACGCGGTGAGAATGTATGCAGAGATCATCAAGAAGCCCGAGAGTCTTGTGATCCTGCAGCGTGACCAGTTCAATCCGAAGGAGGCGATGTCGCCAGACCGGCTTTCGGATCTGGACGGCGTCATGAAGGATGCCGTTGACGTGAAGTTCCTCGACGCGCCGCTGACCAAGGAACAACTCAACGAGTTGTTCCAGATCCCGCCGGCGGGGTCATAACCCGGAAAGGTGAGCCGACGAAAACTTACTTGCGGTTCCCAGCCGCTTCGCTGATCGCCGCCAGCATGTCGTCACGGCCTTTGGCAACCGCGTCCTTGACCTGTGGCAGGCGGCCGATCTCGCCGAGTTGCTGCTGGCGTTCGATCGTGCCGTCCGTCATGAGCGGCGCGACGCCGAGCTCGCGC
The genomic region above belongs to Pseudorhodoplanes sinuspersici and contains:
- a CDS encoding ABC transporter substrate-binding protein produces the protein MIRMVTAAAALAVQVVCMSGAFAADTLKVAIGQIDAWANMAPTLGMKAGIFQKHGIVLENFGTQGAGETLQAVISGSADIGIGVGTSGAMRAFVKGAPIRVISSSYTGVQDQFWYVPANSPIKSMADATDKNTMSYSTNGSTSHNIALGFVKQLGVKAKPTATGGPPATLTMTMSGQIDIGWAVVPFALTEVQEGKIRIIARGNDVPSLKDQTVRVQIVNANALKAKKDVFIRFMRAYREALDWMYTSPDAVRMYAEIIKKPESLVILQRDQFNPKEAMSPDRLSDLDGVMKDAVDVKFLDAPLTKEQLNELFQIPPAGS